One region of Aeromicrobium sp. Sec7.5 genomic DNA includes:
- a CDS encoding DUF4233 domain-containing protein, protein MRARLCAAMLFFEAILLGLSTPVMITVEDVDRGLALWLGLGLAVACIVVAGMLRRPGGFVLGHALQVAAIGLGFLAPAMFFVGALFALLWWGAYRLGGTIEADRARWTAEAEQAAERRENGGAAEV, encoded by the coding sequence ATGCGGGCCCGGCTGTGTGCGGCGATGCTGTTCTTCGAGGCGATCCTGCTCGGGCTCTCCACGCCGGTCATGATCACGGTCGAGGACGTCGACCGCGGCCTCGCCCTGTGGCTCGGGCTCGGCCTCGCGGTGGCCTGCATCGTCGTGGCCGGCATGCTGCGTCGACCCGGCGGCTTCGTGCTGGGCCACGCACTGCAGGTTGCTGCCATCGGCCTCGGCTTCCTCGCCCCGGCGATGTTCTTCGTGGGGGCCCTGTTCGCCCTGCTGTGGTGGGGCGCCTACCGGCTGGGCGGCACGATCGAGGCCGACCGGGCCCGCTGGACGGCCGAGGCCGAGCAGGCTGCGGAGCGCCGCGAGAACGGTGGCGCCGCAGAGGTGTGA
- a CDS encoding TIGR03960 family B12-binding radical SAM protein — translation MSVESLFPRLEPVLPQVSKPIQYVGGELNATLKDWDSVTVRWALMYPDAYEVGLPNQGVQILYEILNEQDWVLAERTYAVFPDMEQVMRDHDIPQFTVDGHRPVKAFDLLGVSFSTELGYTNLLTALDLAGIPLHAVDRTDDDPIVLVGGHASFNPEPVADFIDAAVLGDGEEIVLKISDIVREFREEGSPGGRHELLRRLAATGGIYVPQFYEVDYDAEGFIEAIVVNEPSAPERVAKHTLMDLDSWPYPKTPLVPLAETVHERYSVEIFRGCTRGCRFCQAGMITRPVRERSLQSIGEMVDNGLEKSGLDEVGLLSLSSADHSEIGELATQLADRYEGTNTSLSLPSTRVDAFNISLANEFSRNGRRSGLTFAPEGGSERLRRVINKMVSEEDLIRTVSAAYSHGWRQVKLYFMCGLPTETDEDVLQIGELAKRVIDTGREASGRKDIRCTVSIGGFVPKPHTPFQWAAQLDHETTDERLRKLRASVQSDKKYGKAIGFRYHDGKPGIVEGLLSRGDRRVGKVIEAVWRDGGRFDGWSEHFSYDRWATMAEQALADEPVDLAWYTTRERGADEILPWDHLDSGLDKDWLWEDWQDALADDPVEVEDCRWTPCFDCGVCPELDLSIQMGPTGQTLLPLSVV, via the coding sequence ATGTCCGTCGAGTCGTTGTTCCCGCGCCTGGAACCGGTGCTGCCGCAGGTCAGCAAGCCCATCCAGTACGTCGGCGGTGAGCTCAACGCCACCCTGAAGGACTGGGACTCCGTCACGGTCCGGTGGGCGTTGATGTATCCCGACGCCTACGAGGTCGGTCTGCCCAACCAGGGCGTCCAGATCCTCTACGAGATCCTCAACGAGCAGGACTGGGTGCTGGCCGAGCGCACCTACGCGGTCTTCCCCGACATGGAGCAGGTCATGCGGGACCACGACATCCCGCAGTTCACGGTCGACGGCCACCGTCCCGTCAAGGCCTTCGACCTGCTCGGCGTCTCGTTCTCGACCGAGCTCGGCTACACCAACCTGCTCACGGCGCTCGACCTCGCCGGCATCCCGCTGCATGCGGTCGACCGCACCGATGACGACCCGATCGTGCTGGTCGGCGGGCACGCCTCCTTCAACCCCGAGCCGGTCGCCGACTTCATCGACGCCGCGGTGCTCGGCGACGGCGAGGAGATCGTCCTCAAGATCAGCGACATCGTGCGCGAGTTCCGCGAGGAGGGCTCGCCCGGCGGACGGCACGAGCTGCTGCGCCGCCTGGCTGCCACCGGCGGCATTTACGTCCCGCAGTTCTACGAGGTCGACTACGACGCCGAGGGCTTCATCGAGGCCATCGTCGTGAACGAGCCCTCCGCTCCCGAGCGCGTCGCCAAGCACACGCTGATGGACCTCGACTCGTGGCCGTACCCCAAGACGCCCCTGGTGCCCCTCGCCGAGACGGTGCACGAGCGCTACAGCGTCGAGATCTTCCGCGGCTGCACCCGCGGCTGCCGCTTCTGCCAGGCCGGCATGATCACGCGTCCCGTGCGTGAGCGTTCGCTGCAGAGCATCGGCGAGATGGTCGACAACGGCCTCGAGAAGTCGGGCCTCGACGAGGTCGGCCTGCTGAGCCTCTCCAGCGCCGACCACTCCGAGATCGGCGAGCTCGCCACGCAGCTCGCCGACCGCTACGAGGGCACCAACACGTCGCTGTCGCTGCCGTCGACCCGGGTCGACGCGTTCAACATCTCGCTCGCCAACGAGTTCAGCCGCAACGGCCGTCGCTCCGGCCTGACGTTCGCGCCCGAGGGCGGCAGCGAGCGCCTGCGCCGCGTGATCAACAAGATGGTGTCCGAGGAGGACCTCATCCGTACGGTCTCCGCGGCGTACTCGCACGGATGGCGGCAGGTGAAGCTCTACTTCATGTGCGGATTGCCCACCGAGACCGACGAGGACGTCCTGCAGATCGGTGAGCTCGCCAAGCGGGTCATCGACACCGGCCGCGAGGCCTCGGGCCGCAAGGACATCCGCTGCACCGTCTCGATCGGCGGCTTCGTGCCCAAGCCGCACACGCCGTTCCAGTGGGCGGCGCAGCTCGACCACGAGACGACCGACGAGCGACTGCGCAAGCTCCGGGCCTCGGTCCAGTCCGACAAGAAGTACGGCAAGGCCATCGGGTTCCGCTACCACGACGGCAAGCCCGGCATCGTCGAGGGACTCCTGTCGCGCGGCGACCGGCGCGTCGGCAAGGTCATCGAGGCCGTGTGGCGCGACGGCGGCCGGTTCGACGGCTGGAGCGAGCACTTCTCCTACGACCGCTGGGCCACGATGGCCGAGCAGGCGCTGGCCGACGAGCCGGTCGACCTCGCCTGGTACACGACCCGCGAGCGGGGCGCCGACGAGATCCTGCCGTGGGACCACCTCGACTCCGGCCTCGACAAGGACTGGCTCTGGGAGGACTGGCAGGACGCCCTCGCCGACGACCCGGTCGAGGTCGAGGACTGCCGCTGGACCCCGTGCTTCGACTGCGGCGTGTGCCCCGAGCTGGATCTCTCGATCCAGATGGGACCCACGGGCCAGACCCTCCTGCCGTTGAGCGTGGTCTGA
- a CDS encoding carbohydrate ABC transporter permease: MSTATKPPTAPKPAKKARPPKAVESQRSRAETNLARKLVAPAIVLMLLVTAFPMLRALYLSLFSYSLTAPDDREFVGLSNYVTALSDKLFWQDTGNTVLIMLVTVFFELVIGFAFALVMHRLIFARGVVRTSILIPYGVITVVSGFAWQFAFSNNNGFVNGWLPFIGDDFNWFAQYDSSMIAIMASEIWKTTPFMSLLLLAGLAQISEDMIEAAKVDGATWFQRLFKVILPNMRGAIMVAVLFRALDAYRIFDNIFVMTAGANGTESISFLTYRQVVEQFQLGIGSALSVLLFLSVLVVAFVIVKVFRVNLADARQES, encoded by the coding sequence GTGAGTACTGCCACGAAGCCACCCACCGCCCCGAAGCCGGCCAAGAAGGCCCGGCCACCGAAGGCCGTGGAGTCCCAGCGGTCGAGGGCCGAGACCAACCTGGCCCGCAAGCTCGTGGCCCCGGCCATCGTCCTGATGCTGCTCGTCACGGCGTTCCCGATGCTGCGGGCGCTGTACCTCTCACTCTTCAGCTACTCACTGACGGCTCCGGACGACCGGGAGTTCGTGGGTCTGTCGAACTACGTCACGGCGCTCAGCGACAAGCTGTTCTGGCAGGACACCGGCAACACCGTCCTGATCATGCTCGTCACCGTCTTCTTCGAGCTCGTGATCGGGTTCGCGTTCGCGCTCGTGATGCACCGGCTGATCTTCGCCCGCGGCGTCGTGCGGACCTCGATCCTGATCCCGTACGGCGTCATCACCGTGGTGTCGGGCTTCGCGTGGCAGTTCGCGTTCTCCAACAACAACGGCTTCGTCAACGGGTGGCTGCCGTTCATCGGCGACGACTTCAACTGGTTCGCCCAGTACGACTCCTCGATGATCGCGATCATGGCGTCGGAGATCTGGAAGACCACGCCCTTCATGTCCCTGCTGCTGCTGGCCGGCCTGGCGCAGATCTCCGAGGACATGATCGAGGCCGCCAAGGTCGACGGCGCCACGTGGTTCCAGCGGCTGTTCAAGGTGATCCTGCCCAACATGCGCGGCGCGATCATGGTCGCCGTCCTGTTCCGGGCGCTCGACGCCTACCGGATCTTCGACAACATCTTCGTCATGACCGCCGGCGCCAACGGCACCGAGTCGATCTCGTTCCTGACCTACCGCCAGGTCGTCGAGCAGTTCCAGCTCGGCATCGGCTCAGCCCTGTCGGTGCTGCTGTTCCTCTCGGTGCTGGTGGTGGCGTTCGTCATCGTCAAGGTGTTCCGGGTCAACCTCGCCGACGCCAGGCAGGAGAGCTGA
- the ndk gene encoding nucleoside-diphosphate kinase has protein sequence MPQRTLVLIKPDAVRRGLVGEILGRYETKGLTIVAMEHRAIDAEMADAHYAEHVEQPWYPPLREFAVSGPLVSLVLEGEEAIAVVRLLNGKTDGRVADPGTIRGDLSLSNRENLVHASDSEESAAREIALWFPQL, from the coding sequence ATGCCTCAGCGAACGCTCGTCCTCATCAAGCCCGACGCCGTCCGCCGCGGACTCGTGGGCGAGATCCTCGGTCGGTACGAGACCAAGGGACTCACGATCGTCGCGATGGAGCACCGCGCGATCGATGCCGAGATGGCCGACGCCCACTACGCCGAGCACGTCGAGCAGCCGTGGTACCCGCCGCTGCGCGAGTTCGCGGTCTCAGGTCCGCTCGTCTCGCTCGTGCTCGAGGGCGAGGAGGCCATCGCGGTGGTCCGTCTGCTCAACGGCAAGACCGACGGCCGCGTCGCCGACCCGGGCACGATCCGGGGCGACCTGTCGCTCTCGAACCGCGAGAACCTCGTGCACGCGTCCGACTCCGAGGAGTCGGCCGCGCGCGAGATCGCGCTCTGGTTCCCCCAGCTCTGA
- a CDS encoding ABC transporter ATP-binding protein, translated as MATIEMKNIVKKYGDGFPAVNDVSIDVADGEFLILVGPSGCGKSTLLRMIVGLEDITDGDMVIAGKRVNDLAPRDRNLSMVFQNYALYPHLSVYENIAFPLRLQKRPEKEIDEKVREASKTLDLDEHLDRKPANLSGGQRQRVAMGRAIVRQADAFLFDEPLSNLDAKLRGQMRTEIARLQKKLGITTVYVTHDQTEAMTLGDRVAVMKRGILQQLATPRELYEQPVNLFVAGFIGSPPMNFLPATVENGQVTLPFGTFPLPAEKASATEGKGLLMAGIRPEHFEDVSVIGDEAVDSARTFEATIDVREWLGDQQYAYVPYEAEPQVQDQLRELAREADGDSLRTQLVVSLDAASTGEDGEHTRLFIDTDRMHLFDPSSGENLTVGL; from the coding sequence ATGGCCACCATCGAGATGAAGAACATCGTCAAGAAGTACGGCGACGGCTTCCCGGCCGTCAACGACGTCAGCATCGACGTCGCCGACGGGGAGTTCCTGATCCTCGTGGGCCCGTCGGGCTGCGGGAAGTCGACCCTGCTGCGCATGATCGTCGGGCTCGAGGACATCACCGACGGCGACATGGTGATCGCGGGCAAGCGGGTCAACGACCTCGCCCCGCGCGACCGCAACCTGTCGATGGTGTTCCAGAACTACGCGCTGTACCCGCACCTGTCGGTGTACGAGAACATCGCCTTCCCCCTGCGCCTGCAGAAGCGGCCCGAGAAGGAGATCGATGAGAAGGTCCGTGAGGCCAGCAAGACGCTCGACCTCGACGAGCACCTCGACCGCAAGCCGGCCAACCTCTCGGGCGGCCAGCGTCAGCGCGTGGCGATGGGCCGGGCCATCGTGCGCCAGGCCGACGCCTTCCTGTTCGACGAGCCGCTGTCCAACCTCGACGCCAAGCTGCGCGGCCAGATGCGCACCGAGATCGCCCGGCTCCAGAAGAAGCTCGGCATCACGACGGTGTACGTCACGCACGACCAGACCGAGGCCATGACGCTCGGCGACCGGGTCGCGGTCATGAAGCGCGGCATCCTCCAGCAGCTCGCCACACCGCGCGAGCTCTACGAGCAGCCCGTCAACCTCTTCGTCGCGGGCTTCATCGGGTCTCCCCCGATGAACTTCCTGCCCGCCACGGTCGAGAACGGGCAGGTCACCCTGCCGTTCGGCACGTTCCCGCTGCCCGCCGAGAAGGCCTCGGCCACCGAGGGCAAGGGCCTGCTGATGGCCGGCATCCGTCCCGAGCACTTCGAGGACGTGTCGGTCATCGGCGACGAGGCCGTCGACTCGGCCCGCACCTTCGAGGCCACGATCGACGTCCGCGAGTGGCTCGGCGACCAGCAGTACGCCTACGTGCCGTACGAGGCCGAGCCGCAGGTGCAGGACCAGCTCCGGGAGCTGGCCCGCGAGGCCGACGGCGACTCGCTGCGCACCCAGCTCGTCGTGTCGCTCGACGCGGCCAGCACGGGCGAGGACGGCGAGCACACGCGGCTGTTCATCGACACCGACCGCATGCACCTGTTCGATCCGTCCAGCGGCGAGAACCTGACCGTCGGGCTCTGA
- a CDS encoding extracellular solute-binding protein, translated as MRVRPTTRRRQLAVTTSLVLAGTLLTACGGDGGKPTLNWYINPDGQDTLNQLAEDCSTDEYDIEIQLLPSSATDQRTQLARRLAAGDSSTDLMSLDPVFVPEFASAGWLEPFTGELADQVLDDDVLEGAAQTVQWQDEIVAAPQWSNTQVLWYRKSLAEAAGLDMTTPVTWEQVIDAAASQNATVGVQANKYEAYVVWINALIQGAGGDILDPETVEDGRDAEVTIDSDAGEAAAAVIQMLADSGAAQADFTTSNEGTSLGQMYPEDGPGEFMTNWTFVYQNYAGAVGEPGGPPDEAALEDLGWVRYPQTVAGEESRPPIGGITIGVGAFSENVEFAQEAATCVTSPEAQTQLAVNEGLMPSRQSVYDSPELAEAYPADLLELYSDSVDTGGPRPKSAYYSQISSAIQSRWHSPTSVDPASTPQESAEFLKAILSGEALL; from the coding sequence ATGAGGGTGCGGCCGACGACGAGACGCCGACAGCTCGCGGTGACGACGAGCCTGGTGCTCGCCGGAACCCTGCTCACGGCCTGCGGTGGTGACGGTGGCAAGCCGACGTTGAACTGGTACATCAACCCCGACGGCCAGGACACGCTGAACCAGCTCGCCGAGGACTGCAGCACCGACGAGTACGACATCGAGATCCAGCTCCTGCCCTCCAGCGCGACCGATCAGCGCACGCAGCTCGCCCGCCGCCTCGCCGCGGGCGACAGCTCCACCGACCTCATGAGCCTCGACCCCGTGTTCGTCCCGGAGTTCGCGAGCGCCGGCTGGCTCGAACCGTTCACCGGCGAGCTCGCCGACCAGGTGCTCGACGACGACGTGCTCGAGGGCGCGGCCCAGACCGTGCAGTGGCAGGACGAGATCGTCGCGGCGCCGCAGTGGTCGAACACCCAGGTGCTCTGGTACCGCAAGTCGCTCGCCGAGGCCGCCGGGCTCGACATGACCACGCCCGTCACGTGGGAGCAGGTCATCGACGCCGCCGCCTCGCAGAACGCCACGGTCGGCGTCCAGGCCAACAAGTACGAGGCCTACGTCGTGTGGATCAACGCCCTCATCCAGGGCGCGGGTGGCGACATCCTGGACCCCGAGACCGTCGAGGACGGACGTGACGCGGAGGTCACGATCGACTCCGACGCCGGCGAGGCCGCTGCTGCCGTCATCCAGATGCTCGCCGACTCCGGTGCCGCCCAGGCCGACTTCACCACCTCGAACGAGGGCACGAGCCTCGGGCAGATGTACCCCGAGGACGGCCCCGGCGAGTTCATGACCAACTGGACCTTCGTCTACCAGAACTACGCGGGCGCCGTGGGCGAGCCGGGCGGCCCGCCCGACGAGGCCGCGCTGGAGGACCTCGGCTGGGTCCGCTATCCGCAGACCGTGGCGGGCGAGGAGTCCAGGCCCCCGATCGGCGGCATCACGATCGGCGTCGGCGCCTTCTCCGAGAACGTCGAGTTCGCCCAGGAGGCCGCCACCTGCGTCACGAGTCCCGAGGCGCAGACCCAGCTCGCCGTCAACGAGGGACTCATGCCGTCGCGTCAGTCCGTGTACGACTCCCCCGAGCTCGCCGAGGCGTACCCCGCCGACCTGCTCGAGCTGTACAGCGACAGCGTCGACACCGGCGGCCCGCGCCCGAAGAGCGCGTACTACAGCCAGATCTCCAGCGCGATCCAGTCACGCTGGCACTCGCCGACCTCGGTCGACCCGGCCAGCACTCCGCAGGAGTCCGCCGAGTTCCTCAAGGCCATCCTGAGCGGGGAGGCACTCCTGTGA
- a CDS encoding carbohydrate ABC transporter permease, producing the protein MALTGKNKERAQRAGMGLGVALVLGWCLLPVVWIVSLSFKSQAAVTNGSPGFLPADGGGAGFDNYRQVLQDGDFLLAIRNSAVVSLSATILSVAIATLAAYAIARLEFKGKKFVLTTALVIAMFPVVSLVGPLFDMWRTVGLYDTWYGLIIPYISFTLPLAIWTLSAFFREIPWEMEQAAQVDGATAWQAFRKVIVPLAAPGVFTAAILTFFFAWNDFVFGISLTSTENARPIPAALSFFVGADPFNRPASLLAAGAVVATVPIVVLVLFFQRKIVAGLTAGAVKG; encoded by the coding sequence ATGGCACTGACGGGCAAGAACAAGGAACGCGCCCAGCGCGCCGGCATGGGCCTGGGCGTCGCCCTCGTCCTCGGGTGGTGCCTGCTGCCGGTCGTCTGGATCGTGTCGCTCTCGTTCAAGTCGCAGGCCGCGGTCACGAACGGCAGCCCCGGCTTCCTGCCGGCCGACGGCGGCGGTGCGGGCTTCGACAACTACCGCCAGGTGCTGCAGGACGGCGACTTCCTGCTCGCGATCCGCAACTCCGCGGTCGTCTCGCTGAGCGCGACGATCCTCTCGGTGGCCATCGCGACCCTCGCCGCCTACGCGATCGCGCGGCTGGAGTTCAAGGGCAAGAAGTTCGTGCTCACCACCGCGCTGGTCATCGCCATGTTCCCGGTGGTCTCGCTCGTGGGCCCGCTGTTCGACATGTGGCGCACGGTGGGTCTCTACGACACCTGGTACGGCCTGATCATCCCGTACATCTCCTTCACCCTGCCGCTGGCGATCTGGACCCTGTCGGCCTTCTTCCGCGAGATCCCGTGGGAGATGGAGCAGGCCGCGCAGGTCGACGGCGCCACCGCGTGGCAGGCGTTCCGCAAGGTCATCGTGCCGCTCGCGGCACCCGGGGTGTTCACAGCCGCGATCCTGACGTTCTTCTTCGCCTGGAACGACTTCGTCTTCGGGATCTCGCTCACCTCGACCGAGAACGCCAGACCCATTCCGGCCGCCCTGTCGTTCTTCGTCGGCGCCGATCCGTTCAACCGGCCCGCGTCGCTCCTGGCGGCCGGTGCCGTCGTCGCCACGGTGCCCATCGTGGTGCTCGTCCTGTTCTTCCAGCGCAAGATCGTCGCCGGCCTGACCGCCGGCGCAGTGAAGGGTTGA
- a CDS encoding metallophosphoesterase family protein: MVRILAVADEVAPRVDDVGVRSMRPDLVLAAGDLPWDYLEFLASCLDVPVVFVPGNHDPEIEARSLWGGPSLEGARPHGATNADGRVVEAAGLRIGGLGGSVRYNRGPHQYTQREYGRRARRLSRRARRAGGIDVLLSHAPPRGLGDEDDGPHVGVQAMHDLISDLAPRWHVHGHIHPHGFPRADRQVGATTITNVVPFRLLEV; encoded by the coding sequence ATGGTCCGGATCCTGGCCGTCGCCGACGAGGTCGCGCCCCGCGTGGACGACGTCGGCGTGCGCTCGATGCGACCTGACCTGGTCCTCGCGGCAGGCGACCTGCCCTGGGACTACCTGGAGTTCCTGGCCTCGTGCCTGGACGTGCCGGTCGTGTTCGTGCCCGGCAACCACGACCCCGAGATCGAGGCGCGGTCGCTGTGGGGTGGGCCCTCGCTGGAGGGCGCCCGACCGCACGGGGCGACCAACGCCGACGGACGGGTCGTGGAGGCCGCGGGACTGCGGATCGGGGGCCTCGGTGGCAGCGTGCGCTACAACCGCGGTCCGCACCAGTACACCCAGCGCGAGTACGGACGTCGGGCCCGACGACTGTCCCGTCGGGCGCGTCGTGCGGGCGGCATCGACGTCCTGCTGAGCCACGCGCCGCCGCGCGGCCTGGGCGACGAGGACGACGGCCCGCACGTCGGCGTCCAGGCGATGCACGACCTGATCTCCGACCTGGCGCCCCGGTGGCACGTGCACGGCCACATCCACCCGCACGGCTTCCCGCGCGCCGACCGGCAGGTCGGCGCGACCACCATCACCAACGTGGTGCCGTTCCGACTGCTGGAGGTCTGA
- a CDS encoding glycoside hydrolase family 13 protein has translation MLGTQARDQSGTTRDDQAWWRDAVIYQVYPRSWADADGDGIGDLPGITSRLEHLAALGVDAVWLSPFYTSPQHDAGYDVADFRDVDPIFGDLEDADALVARAHELGLRVVVDVVPNHTSDEHAWFREALEASPGSAARARYLFREGRGDGGELPPNNWQSMFGGPAWSRTTDPDGTPGQWYLHLFDSTQPDLDWTNPEVREELESVLRFWLDRDVDGFRIDVAHGLVKADGLPDGPEDFDSATQATALQPMFDQAGVHEIYRSWRRLVDEYAVPGADRDRILCAEAWVLPLESLAKYVRPDELHQSFNFSFLMTPWIAGELRASIDEGLTSVAAVGAPQTWVLSNHDVVRHASRLGYPPQPGRNRTEGIGPADAQPDAALGLRRARAATALMLALPGSAYLYQGEELGLPEATTLPDDVRQDPTWERSNHTTPGRDGCRVPVPWEADRPSFGFGPTDASWLPQPDVYGLLAVDRQTGVEGSTLELYRTLLRVRRERGLGRGELTWADVAPADVLAFEVSSEAGATAVLTNLGAEPVPIPPGARVLAASGPLPSSTLPTDTTVWFVPA, from the coding sequence ATGCTCGGGACGCAGGCGAGGGACCAGTCCGGCACGACTCGCGACGACCAGGCCTGGTGGCGCGATGCGGTGATCTACCAGGTGTACCCGCGATCGTGGGCCGACGCAGACGGCGACGGCATCGGCGACCTGCCGGGCATCACGTCCCGGCTGGAGCACCTCGCGGCGCTCGGGGTCGATGCGGTCTGGCTCTCGCCGTTCTACACCTCGCCCCAGCACGACGCGGGCTACGACGTCGCAGACTTCCGTGACGTCGACCCGATCTTCGGCGACCTCGAGGACGCGGACGCCCTCGTCGCCCGGGCCCACGAGCTCGGCCTGCGGGTCGTCGTCGACGTCGTGCCGAACCACACCTCGGACGAGCACGCCTGGTTCCGCGAGGCCCTGGAGGCCTCGCCCGGCAGTGCCGCCCGGGCGCGCTACCTGTTCCGCGAGGGCCGCGGCGACGGCGGCGAGCTGCCGCCCAACAACTGGCAGAGCATGTTCGGCGGCCCGGCGTGGTCGCGCACCACCGACCCCGACGGCACCCCGGGCCAGTGGTACCTGCACCTGTTCGACTCGACCCAGCCCGACCTCGACTGGACGAATCCCGAGGTCAGGGAGGAGCTGGAGTCGGTGCTGCGGTTCTGGCTCGACCGCGACGTCGACGGGTTCCGCATCGACGTCGCCCACGGCCTGGTCAAGGCCGACGGCCTGCCCGACGGTCCCGAGGACTTCGACAGCGCCACCCAGGCCACCGCGCTCCAGCCGATGTTCGACCAGGCCGGTGTCCACGAGATCTACCGGAGCTGGCGACGACTCGTCGACGAGTACGCCGTGCCGGGAGCGGACCGCGACCGGATCCTGTGCGCCGAGGCGTGGGTGCTGCCGCTCGAGTCGCTCGCGAAGTACGTGCGGCCGGACGAGCTGCATCAGTCGTTCAACTTCTCGTTCCTCATGACGCCCTGGATCGCGGGCGAGCTGCGCGCCTCGATCGACGAGGGCCTGACGAGCGTGGCCGCCGTCGGTGCTCCGCAGACCTGGGTGCTGTCGAACCACGACGTCGTCCGGCACGCCAGCCGCCTGGGCTACCCGCCGCAGCCCGGACGCAACCGCACCGAGGGCATCGGTCCGGCGGACGCCCAGCCGGACGCCGCGCTCGGGCTGCGCCGGGCCCGCGCCGCCACTGCGCTGATGCTGGCCCTGCCGGGCTCGGCCTACCTCTACCAGGGCGAGGAGCTGGGCCTGCCCGAGGCGACGACCCTGCCCGACGACGTGCGCCAGGACCCCACGTGGGAGCGCTCGAACCACACCACGCCCGGGCGCGACGGCTGCCGGGTGCCGGTGCCGTGGGAGGCGGACCGGCCCTCGTTCGGCTTCGGACCCACCGACGCGTCGTGGCTGCCGCAGCCCGACGTGTACGGACTCCTCGCGGTCGACCGGCAGACCGGTGTCGAGGGCTCGACCCTCGAGCTCTACCGCACCCTCCTGCGGGTGCGCCGTGAGCGCGGGCTGGGTCGAGGTGAGCTGACCTGGGCCGACGTGGCCCCCGCCGACGTCCTCGCCTTCGAGGTCTCGAGCGAGGCCGGCGCCACGGCGGTCCTGACGAATCTCGGCGCGGAGCCGGTCCCGATCCCGCCCGGTGCCCGGGTGCTCGCCGCGTCCGGCCCACTGCCCAGCTCGACCCTCCCGACCGACACGACCGTCTGGTTCGTGCCGGCCTGA
- a CDS encoding chromosome partitioning protein ParB — translation MPRESGSPRVDAESDFLRARRQQVLSGLAARVRGATDDVVQSMSFDEVVAALGRRGEHYAGTRVIPLDAIVGSVDKVKDFDRRFRPTSTRSRERWERLARASRKGEEIPPIEVYQVGDYYFVRDGHHRVSVAHSLDVKLIEAKVTVVETLLTPVGVGARAELELKHWRRLMLERVPFTGEARAAVAVDHPVQYGEIAENVEAWAARRMHAEGEYMDKGTMARRWYEEEYCPVVELIEEAGVRGSTERPTEAYLRVACERYTLIRDHDWSAEIMEQVGKGKGRRRP, via the coding sequence GTGCCGCGCGAGAGTGGTTCACCTCGGGTCGACGCCGAGAGCGACTTCCTGCGCGCCCGCCGTCAGCAGGTCCTGTCCGGGCTGGCGGCGCGCGTCCGCGGAGCGACCGACGACGTCGTCCAGTCGATGTCGTTCGACGAGGTCGTCGCGGCGCTCGGACGGCGGGGGGAGCACTACGCCGGCACCCGGGTCATCCCGCTCGACGCCATCGTCGGATCGGTCGACAAGGTCAAGGACTTCGACCGTCGCTTCCGGCCCACCTCCACCCGGAGCCGCGAGCGCTGGGAGCGCCTCGCCCGGGCCAGCCGCAAGGGCGAGGAGATCCCACCGATCGAGGTCTACCAGGTCGGCGACTACTACTTCGTGCGCGACGGCCACCATCGTGTGTCCGTCGCGCACAGTCTCGACGTGAAGCTCATCGAGGCCAAGGTCACGGTCGTCGAGACGCTTCTGACCCCGGTCGGCGTGGGTGCCCGCGCCGAGCTGGAGCTCAAGCACTGGCGCCGCCTGATGCTGGAACGGGTGCCGTTCACGGGGGAGGCGCGCGCCGCCGTCGCGGTCGACCACCCCGTCCAGTACGGCGAGATCGCCGAGAACGTCGAGGCCTGGGCGGCGCGCCGCATGCACGCCGAGGGCGAGTACATGGACAAGGGGACCATGGCTCGGCGGTGGTACGAGGAGGAGTACTGCCCGGTCGTGGAGCTCATCGAGGAGGCCGGTGTTCGTGGCTCCACCGAGCGGCCGACCGAGGCGTACCTCCGCGTGGCGTGCGAGCGCTACACCCTGATCCGCGACCACGATTGGAGCGCCGAGATCATGGAACAGGTCGGCAAGGGCAAGGGGCGGCGACGGCCCTGA